The following coding sequences lie in one Streptomyces xiamenensis genomic window:
- a CDS encoding Rv2578c family radical SAM protein, giving the protein MRWNNLSEDDRAASPALFGSEVVTRTFDTPEFRGITFHEVRARSILNRVPGASRMPFEWTVNPYRGCSHACVYCFARKTHSYLDLDTGIGFDSQIVVKVNAPQLLRKELGGRRWQGEHVAMGTNVDCYQRAEGKYRLMPGIISALRDYANPFSILTKGTLILRDLPLLREAAAVTEVGVSVSVGFTDPELWRTVEPGTPAPQRRLDVVRALADHGIGCSVLMAPVIPYLADSPEQLRATVRAIAAAGATSVTPLALHLRPGAREWFMSWLARHHPGLVRRYEVLYEGGAYAPTWYQRRITRQVHELAAEYGIGPARRGAARAITPEPETGEATADGAAPVATQLTLL; this is encoded by the coding sequence ATGCGCTGGAACAACCTGAGCGAGGACGACCGGGCCGCCAGCCCTGCCCTCTTCGGCTCCGAAGTCGTCACCAGGACGTTCGACACCCCGGAGTTCCGGGGGATCACCTTCCACGAGGTGCGGGCGCGTTCGATCCTCAACCGGGTGCCGGGCGCGTCCCGGATGCCGTTCGAATGGACGGTGAACCCCTACCGGGGTTGCTCCCATGCCTGTGTCTACTGCTTCGCCCGCAAGACCCACAGCTACCTCGACCTGGACACCGGCATCGGTTTCGACTCACAGATCGTGGTCAAGGTGAACGCCCCGCAACTGCTGCGCAAGGAACTGGGCGGGCGGCGCTGGCAGGGCGAGCACGTCGCGATGGGCACCAACGTCGATTGTTATCAGCGTGCGGAAGGCAAGTACCGGTTGATGCCCGGGATCATCTCGGCACTGCGCGACTACGCCAACCCCTTCTCGATCCTCACCAAGGGCACACTGATTCTGCGCGATCTCCCCCTGCTGCGGGAGGCCGCCGCCGTCACCGAGGTCGGCGTCTCGGTCTCGGTCGGCTTCACCGACCCCGAGCTGTGGCGCACCGTGGAGCCGGGCACCCCGGCGCCACAGCGCCGCCTGGACGTGGTGCGCGCGCTCGCCGACCACGGCATCGGCTGCTCGGTGCTGATGGCCCCGGTCATCCCCTACCTGGCCGACTCCCCCGAGCAGCTGCGCGCCACCGTACGCGCGATCGCCGCCGCCGGAGCCACCTCGGTGACCCCGTTGGCGCTGCATCTGCGCCCCGGCGCGCGCGAGTGGTTCATGAGCTGGCTGGCGCGGCACCACCCGGGTCTCGTACGGCGCTACGAGGTGCTCTACGAGGGCGGCGCGTACGCCCCCACGTGGTACCAGCGGCGGATCACCCGGCAGGTGCACGAACTGGCCGCCGAGTACGGCATCGGTCCCGCCCGGCGCGGCGCGGCACGCGCCATCACGCCCGAGCCCGAAACCGGGGAGGCGACGGCGGACGGCGCCGCGCCGGTGGCCACCCAGCTGACGCTGCTGTGA
- a CDS encoding M55 family metallopeptidase — MKILISADMEGATGVTWPADCLPGRPEWQRFRPVFTSDVNAAVAGFFDGGADEVIVNEAHMTMRNLLVEQLDDRAVLLTGRHKELGMVEGVQRGDIDGIAFVGYHCAAGAEGVLAHTYLGSCITGVFVDGVRASEGLLNSLIVAEYGTPVVLVTGDDLTCVDAQGYAPRAPAVAVKDHVSRYAAICRTPARTAADIRTAAARGAVLAHRHDPAPPRDRTIEVEFDAEQLAGAATFIPGVERIGPRRVGYTAPTMYEGIRCFKALTTLVSNAVEEWYG, encoded by the coding sequence ATGAAGATCTTGATCTCCGCCGACATGGAGGGGGCCACCGGCGTCACCTGGCCCGCCGACTGTCTGCCCGGGCGGCCCGAGTGGCAGCGGTTCCGGCCGGTCTTCACCTCCGATGTGAACGCGGCCGTCGCCGGGTTCTTCGACGGCGGCGCCGACGAGGTCATCGTCAACGAGGCGCACATGACCATGCGCAACCTCCTGGTCGAACAGCTCGATGACCGTGCCGTCCTGCTCACCGGCCGCCACAAGGAACTGGGCATGGTCGAGGGCGTCCAGCGCGGCGACATCGACGGCATCGCGTTCGTCGGCTACCACTGCGCCGCCGGCGCCGAGGGCGTCCTCGCCCACACCTACCTCGGCAGCTGTATCACCGGCGTCTTCGTCGACGGGGTGCGCGCCAGCGAGGGCCTGCTCAACTCCCTGATCGTCGCCGAGTACGGCACCCCCGTGGTGCTGGTCACCGGCGACGACCTCACCTGTGTCGACGCCCAGGGGTACGCCCCGCGGGCGCCCGCCGTCGCCGTCAAGGACCACGTCTCGCGGTACGCCGCGATCTGCCGTACCCCCGCCCGCACCGCCGCCGACATCCGGACGGCCGCCGCGCGCGGCGCCGTACTGGCGCACCGGCACGACCCGGCCCCGCCCAGGGACCGGACGATCGAGGTGGAGTTCGACGCCGAACAGCTGGCCGGGGCCGCCACCTTCATCCCCGGCGTGGAGCGGATCGGGCCGCGCCGGGTCGGATACACCGCCCCCACCATGTACGAGGGCATCCGCTGCTTCAAGGCGCTGACCACGCTGGTATCCAACGCAGTTGAGGAATGGTATGGCTGA
- a CDS encoding TetR/AcrR family transcriptional regulator — MRADAVRNRQRIFDEAHRAIAAGETELTLNELARRSGVGVGTVYRLFPTQRAMLEAVLEVSARDLIRLAEEAGTESDPHRALEEFLRSALAAALARPGLFTVLITLTDETDSLREAKGELAAKATQLLGRIDPAPALTGENLLKLFCGLIHAISEHPEERRPAATDAYLQLLRAGLAAGPGA; from the coding sequence ATGCGGGCCGACGCGGTGCGGAACAGACAGCGGATCTTCGACGAGGCGCACCGCGCGATCGCCGCCGGGGAGACCGAGCTGACCCTGAACGAGCTGGCCCGCCGCTCCGGAGTCGGCGTCGGGACGGTCTACCGGCTCTTCCCCACCCAGCGGGCGATGCTCGAAGCCGTCCTGGAGGTCTCCGCCCGCGACCTCATCCGGCTCGCCGAGGAGGCCGGGACGGAATCCGACCCGCACCGGGCGCTGGAGGAGTTCCTGCGCTCCGCGCTGGCCGCCGCGCTCGCCCGGCCGGGCCTGTTCACCGTCCTGATCACCCTCACCGACGAAACGGACTCGCTGCGCGAGGCCAAGGGAGAACTGGCCGCCAAGGCGACACAGTTGCTCGGGCGGATCGACCCGGCCCCGGCACTGACCGGCGAGAACCTGCTGAAACTGTTCTGCGGGCTGATCCATGCCATCAGCGAGCACCCCGAGGAGCGCCGCCCGGCGGCCACCGACGCCTACCTCCAGCTGCTGCGGGCCGGCCTCGCCGCGGGCCCCGGAGCCTGA
- a CDS encoding alpha/beta fold hydrolase, with product MTVVFVHGVPETPALWNALRDHLGRPSTALRLPGFGSPRPAGPRGKEAYASWLAEELRAIGGPIDLVGHDWGAHLTMRVVSAHDVPVRSWVSDVAHGWHPGYRWHEAGTLWQRSPEGEESLAGLRESAPGSGRTFGDLLQPRGMTPELGKDVDAIHDEEMSAAVLDLYRSAWPNFAADWGKDFERPAAAPGMVLVPTGDPMARPAMDAEVARPLGARVVELEGLTHYWMLQDPGRGARVLREFWDGLGG from the coding sequence ATGACCGTTGTGTTCGTGCACGGAGTGCCCGAGACGCCCGCCCTGTGGAATGCCCTGCGCGACCACCTCGGCCGGCCCAGCACGGCCCTGCGCCTGCCCGGTTTCGGCAGCCCGCGCCCGGCCGGGCCACGGGGCAAGGAGGCGTACGCGTCCTGGCTGGCCGAGGAGCTGCGGGCCATCGGCGGCCCCATCGACCTGGTGGGCCACGACTGGGGGGCGCACCTGACCATGCGGGTCGTCTCGGCCCACGACGTGCCGGTGCGCAGCTGGGTCTCCGATGTCGCGCACGGCTGGCACCCCGGCTACCGCTGGCACGAGGCGGGCACGCTGTGGCAGCGCAGCCCGGAGGGCGAGGAGTCACTGGCCGGACTGCGGGAGTCGGCCCCCGGCAGCGGGCGAACCTTCGGCGACCTGCTCCAGCCCCGGGGCATGACGCCGGAGCTGGGCAAGGACGTCGACGCGATCCACGACGAGGAGATGAGCGCCGCCGTCCTGGACCTCTACCGCTCGGCCTGGCCCAACTTCGCCGCCGACTGGGGCAAGGACTTCGAACGCCCCGCCGCCGCACCCGGCATGGTCCTGGTACCGACCGGGGACCCCATGGCACGGCCGGCCATGGACGCCGAGGTGGCGCGGCCCCTGGGCGCCCGGGTGGTCGAACTGGAGGGCCTGACCCACTACTGGATGCTCCAGGACCCCGGGCGCGGCGCCCGGGTGCTGCGCGAGTTCTGGGACGGCCTCGGCGGCTGA
- a CDS encoding carbohydrate ABC transporter permease, which produces MARAPGRISGAAVHHPWWFALPAVLVFGGFFLLPNLLNFVYPFTDWSAYHSDISYAGLDNFRRIIDNGTLFRAIRTTLVYALLAAFFQNLFGLLLALLLERDTRFNRFFRTVFFLPVLISALAVGYIFQALLNTDGALNSALGTTIPWLGSTTWTVVLVAAIHGWKWMGLAMLIYLAGLKGIPGDTLEAARADGAGPWRLFWAIRFPLLAPAVTFNVTTSLLGSMNTFDIVQATTGGGPAAATEVMNIYMFRVFGQGLYAQASAMSLVLFLVVVVLAIPLVTGLRKREQLL; this is translated from the coding sequence GTGGCCCGTGCCCCCGGCCGGATATCCGGGGCGGCCGTCCACCACCCCTGGTGGTTCGCGCTGCCCGCCGTCCTCGTCTTCGGCGGCTTCTTCCTGCTGCCCAATCTGCTGAACTTCGTCTACCCCTTCACCGACTGGTCCGCATACCACAGCGACATCTCCTACGCGGGGCTCGACAACTTCCGCCGCATCATCGACAACGGCACCCTCTTCCGGGCGATCCGCACCACCTTGGTCTACGCCCTGCTCGCCGCGTTCTTCCAGAACCTCTTCGGGCTGCTGCTCGCCCTGCTGCTGGAGCGGGACACCCGCTTCAACCGTTTCTTCCGCACCGTCTTCTTCCTCCCCGTCCTCATCTCCGCGCTCGCCGTCGGCTACATCTTCCAAGCCCTGCTCAACACCGACGGGGCCCTCAACAGCGCACTGGGCACCACCATCCCCTGGCTGGGCAGCACCACCTGGACCGTCGTCCTGGTCGCCGCCATCCACGGCTGGAAGTGGATGGGCCTGGCCATGCTGATCTACCTCGCCGGGCTCAAGGGCATCCCCGGCGACACCCTGGAGGCGGCCCGGGCGGACGGGGCCGGACCGTGGCGGCTGTTCTGGGCCATCCGCTTCCCGCTGCTGGCGCCCGCGGTCACCTTCAACGTCACCACCTCGCTGCTCGGCTCGATGAACACCTTCGACATCGTCCAGGCCACCACCGGCGGCGGCCCGGCCGCCGCCACCGAGGTGATGAACATCTACATGTTCCGCGTCTTCGGCCAAGGCCTGTACGCGCAGGCCTCCGCCATGAGCCTGGTGCTGTTCCTGGTGGTCGTCGTCCTGGCCATCCCCCTGGTGACCGGATTGCGCAAGAGGGAGCAGCTGCTGTGA
- a CDS encoding nitrogen regulation protein NR(II), translated as MVAAEPEIPQQRDPAPPDTRTVSGRIPLAVAVVDPSGRISHWSSGAGQLFGVRSDEAQGRVAAEIVPVTGVLDAPGYPTAGRFRTHGQDGGERRGSGDILWWAYPLPGPGAVLVLATDATPLRAVEGTADEPGERVGAGFARHTDFDRAEDLARGLPEIMPGMSPRESGVIVERVLELGYPVLELSRHARVPVTPD; from the coding sequence ATGGTGGCCGCAGAGCCGGAAATTCCTCAGCAGCGTGATCCCGCGCCCCCCGACACCCGTACGGTGTCCGGCCGGATCCCGCTCGCCGTGGCCGTCGTCGACCCCTCGGGCCGGATATCCCACTGGAGCAGCGGCGCCGGCCAACTGTTCGGGGTCCGCAGCGACGAGGCCCAGGGCCGGGTCGCCGCCGAGATCGTCCCCGTCACCGGCGTCCTGGACGCCCCGGGCTATCCCACCGCGGGCCGCTTCCGCACCCACGGCCAGGACGGCGGCGAGCGGCGCGGCAGCGGCGACATCCTGTGGTGGGCCTACCCCTTACCCGGACCCGGAGCCGTCCTCGTCCTCGCCACCGACGCCACCCCACTGCGCGCCGTCGAGGGTACCGCCGACGAGCCCGGCGAGAGGGTCGGCGCCGGATTCGCCCGGCACACCGACTTCGACCGTGCCGAGGACCTCGCCCGCGGCCTGCCGGAGATCATGCCCGGCATGAGCCCGCGGGAGAGCGGCGTCATCGTCGAACGCGTGCTGGAGCTGGGGTACCCCGTCCTGGAGCTCAGCCGGCACGCCCGGGTCCCGGTCACCCCCGACTGA
- a CDS encoding M20/M25/M40 family metallo-hydrolase produces MAEHHPQAPRAPRAPHTPGASHHIDQIALEEAVTFTSDLIRIDTTNRGQGDGHERPAAEYVAERLTEAGIDPILLEKAPGRTNVVARIEGTDPSADAVLVHGHLDVVPADPTEWSVHPFSGEIRDGVVWGRGAVDMKDADAMVLATVRAWARAGVRPRRDVVLAFTADEEDSADVGSGFLADHRPELFDGCTIGLSESGAYTFHPGDGRRIYPVAAGERGTGWLRLTAAGRAGHGSRINHENAVSRLTAAVTRIGEHRWPLRLSATVRAALAELAALYGLPLPDLDDDAAVERLVAELGRAGTLVAGALRNSTNPTMLDAGYKVNVIPGSATAHIDGRLLPGTEEEFAATLDKLTGPDVDWDFYHHEPPLEAPVDTPAFAVMREALQHFDPGAHVIPYCMYGGTDAKQFARLGIQGYGFMPLRLPEGFDYQAMFHGVDERVPVDALHFGTRVLDRTLLAL; encoded by the coding sequence ATGGCTGAGCACCACCCACAGGCACCACGCGCCCCCCGTGCCCCGCACACCCCCGGCGCCTCGCACCACATCGACCAGATCGCGTTGGAGGAGGCCGTCACCTTCACCAGCGACCTGATCAGGATCGACACCACCAACCGGGGGCAGGGCGACGGCCATGAGCGCCCGGCGGCCGAGTACGTCGCCGAGCGGCTGACCGAGGCCGGGATCGACCCGATACTGCTGGAGAAGGCCCCGGGGCGCACCAATGTGGTGGCCCGCATCGAGGGCACCGACCCGTCCGCCGACGCGGTCCTGGTCCACGGTCACCTGGACGTGGTGCCCGCCGACCCCACCGAGTGGTCCGTCCACCCCTTCTCCGGGGAGATCCGGGACGGTGTCGTGTGGGGCCGCGGTGCCGTCGACATGAAGGACGCCGACGCCATGGTGCTGGCCACCGTACGGGCCTGGGCCCGTGCGGGCGTCCGTCCGCGCCGCGACGTCGTGCTCGCCTTCACCGCCGACGAGGAGGACTCGGCCGATGTCGGTTCCGGCTTCCTCGCCGACCACCGCCCCGAGCTCTTCGACGGCTGCACCATCGGCCTGAGCGAGTCCGGCGCGTACACCTTCCACCCGGGCGACGGCCGCCGCATCTATCCGGTCGCGGCCGGCGAGCGCGGCACCGGCTGGCTGCGGCTCACCGCCGCCGGCCGCGCCGGGCACGGCTCGCGCATCAACCACGAGAACGCCGTCTCCCGGCTCACTGCCGCCGTCACCCGTATCGGCGAACACCGCTGGCCGCTGCGCCTGAGCGCGACCGTGCGCGCCGCGCTCGCCGAACTCGCGGCGCTGTACGGGCTGCCGCTGCCCGATCTCGACGACGATGCCGCCGTCGAACGCCTGGTCGCCGAGCTGGGCCGGGCCGGCACGCTGGTGGCCGGCGCGCTGCGCAACAGCACCAACCCCACCATGCTGGACGCCGGTTACAAGGTGAACGTGATCCCCGGGTCGGCCACCGCCCACATCGACGGACGGCTGCTGCCGGGCACCGAGGAGGAGTTCGCGGCCACCCTCGACAAGCTCACGGGACCCGACGTGGACTGGGACTTCTACCACCACGAGCCGCCCCTGGAAGCCCCGGTGGACACGCCCGCGTTCGCCGTCATGCGCGAGGCGCTCCAGCACTTCGACCCCGGCGCGCACGTCATCCCGTACTGCATGTACGGCGGCACCGACGCCAAGCAGTTCGCCCGGCTGGGCATCCAGGGATACGGCTTCATGCCGCTGCGGCTGCCCGAGGGCTTCGACTACCAGGCGATGTTCCACGGCGTGGACGAGCGGGTCCCCGTCGACGCGCTGCACTTCGGCACCCGCGTTCTGGACCGTACGCTGCTGGCCCTGTAG
- a CDS encoding VOC family protein yields MADLGAGKTFYREMFGWDFMSAGPDYGGYTMATLDGKPVAALMPPMPGQELTPTWTLYFATSDVQATAGRIRENGGTLLMEPMSVGEFGRMLIAQSPDGLTFGCWQPGTHEGFGLMGQEGSVCWSEVVTRDAAAFDTFFSAVFPVEMHAVGDPASFDYKTVRAAGEAVAGRMPMPSGTPAGSETYARLYFGVDHCDDAAATAEKLGGQIVSEPQDGPFGRWAECADDNGARFTVIDMSTTKGEKPAM; encoded by the coding sequence GTGGCAGATCTCGGCGCGGGAAAGACCTTTTACCGGGAGATGTTCGGCTGGGACTTCATGAGCGCGGGTCCGGATTACGGCGGATACACGATGGCCACCCTGGACGGGAAGCCGGTGGCCGCACTCATGCCCCCGATGCCGGGACAGGAGCTGACCCCGACCTGGACGCTGTACTTCGCCACCTCCGATGTGCAGGCGACCGCCGGGCGCATCCGGGAGAACGGCGGCACGCTGCTGATGGAGCCGATGAGCGTCGGTGAATTCGGCCGGATGCTGATCGCCCAGAGCCCGGACGGGCTCACCTTCGGCTGCTGGCAGCCCGGCACCCACGAGGGCTTCGGCCTGATGGGCCAGGAGGGCTCGGTGTGCTGGAGCGAGGTGGTGACCCGGGACGCGGCGGCTTTCGACACGTTCTTCAGCGCGGTCTTCCCGGTGGAGATGCACGCGGTGGGCGACCCCGCGTCCTTCGACTACAAGACCGTGCGGGCGGCGGGTGAGGCGGTGGCGGGGCGGATGCCCATGCCCAGCGGCACGCCGGCCGGGAGCGAGACGTACGCGCGGCTGTACTTCGGCGTCGACCACTGCGACGACGCGGCGGCCACGGCGGAGAAGCTCGGCGGCCAGATCGTCAGCGAGCCGCAGGACGGCCCGTTCGGCCGGTGGGCCGAGTGCGCGGACGACAACGGCGCGCGGTTCACGGTGATCGACATGTCGACCACGAAGGGCGAGAAGCCCGCGATGTGA
- a CDS encoding SRPBCC family protein: MAQVEVVTQREINAEPDDVLDAIADYREVHPRLLPEQFTDYEVREGGDGEGTVVFFRLHATAKRVRECLMEVTEPDDNTVVETDRNSTLVTTFTAVPGSVKNTSSVTIRSTWDGAPGIGGIFERIFAPRGLNGFYEQILANLAKEVETGGK; the protein is encoded by the coding sequence GTGGCGCAGGTTGAAGTGGTTACTCAGCGTGAGATCAATGCGGAGCCGGACGATGTGCTGGACGCGATCGCGGACTACCGGGAGGTGCACCCCCGGCTGCTTCCCGAGCAGTTCACCGACTACGAGGTCCGGGAGGGGGGCGACGGCGAGGGGACGGTGGTCTTCTTCCGGCTGCACGCCACGGCCAAACGGGTCCGGGAGTGCCTGATGGAGGTCACCGAGCCGGACGACAACACCGTGGTGGAGACGGACCGCAACTCCACCCTGGTCACCACCTTCACCGCCGTTCCCGGTTCGGTGAAGAACACCTCCAGCGTGACGATCCGCAGCACCTGGGACGGGGCGCCCGGCATCGGCGGGATCTTCGAGCGGATCTTCGCGCCGCGTGGCCTGAACGGCTTCTACGAGCAGATCCTGGCCAATCTGGCCAAGGAAGTGGAGACCGGCGGCAAGTAG
- a CDS encoding CBM35 domain-containing protein: MTIAAAVTAATLGAAAPDRGDADEPAAVPALTVDLGASEGPLLYGANGALYGLSDDGVPSDAILAPLKLSTITQKPEGGAQHPNGDALTVSDSFFRNGGGDIYVMMQDIYAEWPYEDLGLDDYLPKVDSIVEQIAAHPRADRFVVVPFNEPDQIWYRLDVADTAQYERNRDRFLADWSTVHDRIRAISPTLRIAGPNEARYDRRFLPDFYRYAYDHDVLPDITTWHELSPDSLRDFQSNHDHYRALEREIGFGPLPVNIDEYANRRDLSVPGQLVQWVGMFERNKVFADQAYWDMAGNLDGNVVHDNIPNGGWWFFRWYAALTGDTVRVTPPSPDTIDTLQGLASLDTAKRQAQALLGGADGPADVVFEQVDPALFGDRVSVTVAETRWSGYEGAHPAPRVIGRATAPVGADGTVTVSLTGLERMSAYRVVLTPAGADTPDQPAEQWRGTYEAEDARIAGGEIYTHGTVANANGYATSGTRDVGSLNREDSQVEFTVEVPADGTYDLTVFHGNQSDAPATQLLTVDGGEPAPVTYPATLNRTYRGTVTVPLTLSAGRHTLTLAKGDGEVTLDKIELTEAAEPFTAYEATLADTTGAPGYDYASAAGTGTGALVLDGAADGAVFDVYAPRDGYYRLTPRHTGEGMVTLEAHGERFTAPAGQEQRVLLAAGNNRITATAAGHVALAALEVAGAGERTGLATHQAADARLAGTTELAASPHASEGTYLRWLGDGADNTAAFTVRAEQAGPHLLIVHYANDERADNGHAYNSDVISRILDIQVDGATTSATFRNSYGWQNFWGKAVPIELSAGTHTLTLSNPTAHAPDIDRLELAPVRG, from the coding sequence ATGACCATCGCCGCCGCCGTCACCGCGGCCACCCTCGGCGCCGCCGCCCCGGACCGGGGCGACGCCGACGAACCGGCGGCCGTCCCCGCCCTCACCGTCGACCTCGGCGCCTCCGAGGGCCCGCTGCTGTACGGGGCCAACGGCGCGCTGTACGGCCTGAGCGACGATGGCGTCCCCAGCGACGCCATCCTCGCCCCGCTCAAGCTCTCCACCATCACCCAGAAGCCCGAGGGCGGCGCCCAGCACCCCAACGGCGACGCCCTCACCGTCTCCGACTCCTTCTTCCGCAACGGCGGCGGCGACATCTACGTGATGATGCAGGACATCTACGCCGAGTGGCCGTACGAGGACCTCGGCCTGGACGACTACCTCCCCAAGGTCGACAGCATCGTCGAGCAGATCGCCGCCCACCCGCGCGCCGACCGCTTCGTCGTGGTCCCCTTCAACGAGCCCGACCAGATCTGGTACCGGCTGGATGTCGCCGACACCGCCCAGTACGAGCGCAACCGGGACCGCTTCCTCGCCGACTGGTCCACCGTCCACGACCGGATCCGCGCCATCAGCCCCACCCTGCGCATCGCCGGGCCCAACGAGGCACGCTACGACCGCCGCTTCCTGCCCGACTTCTACCGCTACGCGTACGACCACGACGTGCTGCCCGACATCACCACCTGGCACGAGCTGTCCCCCGACTCGCTGCGCGACTTCCAGAGCAACCACGACCACTACCGCGCACTGGAACGGGAGATCGGCTTCGGCCCGCTGCCCGTCAACATCGACGAGTACGCCAACCGCCGCGATCTGTCGGTGCCGGGACAACTCGTCCAGTGGGTCGGTATGTTCGAACGCAACAAGGTCTTCGCCGACCAGGCGTACTGGGACATGGCCGGCAACCTCGACGGCAATGTGGTCCACGACAACATCCCCAACGGCGGCTGGTGGTTCTTCCGCTGGTACGCGGCGCTGACCGGCGACACCGTACGCGTCACCCCGCCGAGCCCCGACACCATCGACACCCTCCAGGGCCTCGCCTCCCTCGACACCGCCAAGCGCCAGGCCCAGGCCCTCCTCGGCGGCGCGGACGGCCCCGCCGATGTCGTCTTCGAGCAGGTCGACCCGGCCCTCTTCGGAGACCGCGTCAGCGTCACCGTCGCCGAGACCCGCTGGTCGGGCTACGAGGGCGCGCACCCCGCCCCTCGGGTGATCGGCCGCGCCACGGCGCCGGTCGGCGCGGACGGCACCGTCACCGTCTCGCTCACCGGCCTGGAGCGGATGTCCGCCTACCGCGTGGTGCTCACCCCGGCCGGCGCCGACACCCCGGACCAGCCGGCCGAGCAGTGGCGCGGCACGTACGAGGCGGAGGACGCCCGTATCGCCGGCGGGGAGATCTACACCCACGGCACCGTCGCCAACGCCAATGGCTACGCCACCTCGGGCACCCGGGATGTCGGCTCGCTCAACCGCGAGGACAGCCAGGTGGAGTTCACCGTCGAGGTGCCCGCGGACGGCACGTACGACCTCACCGTCTTCCACGGCAATCAGAGCGACGCGCCGGCCACCCAACTGCTGACGGTGGACGGCGGCGAGCCCGCCCCCGTCACCTACCCGGCCACCCTCAACCGGACCTATCGCGGCACCGTGACCGTGCCGCTGACGCTGAGCGCCGGCCGGCACACCCTCACCCTCGCCAAGGGCGACGGCGAGGTCACCCTGGACAAGATCGAGCTGACCGAGGCCGCCGAGCCGTTCACCGCGTACGAGGCGACGCTCGCGGACACCACCGGCGCCCCCGGGTACGACTACGCCTCGGCGGCGGGCACCGGCACCGGCGCCCTGGTGCTGGACGGCGCGGCGGACGGCGCGGTCTTCGACGTGTACGCGCCACGTGATGGCTACTACCGGCTGACCCCGCGCCACACCGGCGAGGGCATGGTGACCCTGGAGGCGCACGGAGAGCGATTCACCGCCCCGGCCGGCCAGGAGCAGCGGGTGCTGCTGGCGGCCGGCAACAACCGGATCACCGCCACCGCCGCCGGGCACGTCGCGCTGGCGGCCCTGGAGGTGGCCGGCGCGGGGGAGCGGACGGGCCTGGCCACGCACCAGGCGGCCGACGCCCGGCTCGCGGGCACCACCGAGCTGGCGGCCAGCCCGCACGCGAGCGAGGGAACGTATCTGCGCTGGCTCGGCGACGGGGCGGACAACACCGCGGCCTTCACCGTGCGGGCCGAGCAGGCCGGGCCGCACCTGCTGATCGTGCACTACGCCAACGACGAGCGCGCCGACAACGGGCACGCCTACAACTCCGACGTCATCTCCCGCATCCTGGACATCCAGGTGGACGGCGCCACCACCTCGGCGACGTTCCGCAACTCCTACGGCTGGCAGAACTTCTGGGGCAAGGCCGTCCCCATCGAGCTGAGCGCGGGCACCCACACCCTCACCCTGTCCAACCCCACCGCCCACGCCCCCGACATCGACCGCCTCGAACTGGCGCCGGTGCGCGGCTGA